CAGCGGCATACGAACTCTCTAAAGTGGATATCGAATCAATTGTGCTTGAAAAAGACAAAATGATCGGTGGAATATCAAAGACTGTCCACTACAAAAATTTCCACTTTGATATTGGTGGACATCGGTTTTTCACCAAGAGTAAGAGAGTTAATGACATGTGGAAAGCCGTCCTTGGCGATGAATTCCTTCGTCGCAAACGACTTTCGCGCATTTATTATAATAAAAAATTCTTTTTTTATCCTCTTCGTCCAATGAATGCCCTTTTAGGATTGGGATTGTATAACAGCTTTTTAATTCTGCTCAGTTACTTTTCCGCACACATATTTCCCTCTAAACCAGAGAAAACCTTCGAACAATGGGTTTCAAATCGTTTTGGAAGACGTTTATATACAACATTCTTTAAAACGTATACAGAAAAGGTGTGGGGAATACCCTGCGGTGAAATAAGGGCTGAATGGGCGACACAAAGGATTAAAGGCCTTTCACTCAAGATGGCCATTAAAAATTCACTCATGCCATCAAGGAAAAACAGTAAAAATAGCACTGTTATCAAAACGCTCATTGATAGCTTTGATTATCCTAAGTTAGGACCTGGAATGATGTGGGATACGGTAGCGGAGAGCGCGCGGAAAAACGGATCGCAAATTTACCGCGAGGCGGATGTAGAAGGGATTCTATGGGATAAAAATAAAGTGCAATCAGTAGAAGCAAGGATAAACGGAAAGCACATGCTTTTTCAGGGAACCGATTTTATCAGTAGCATGCCCATACGAGAACTTATACAAAAATTCAGACCAACCGTACCGGCAGAAGTGCTCAATGCAGCGAATAACCTTAAATACAGAGACTTTCTAACCATTGCACTCATTGTCAATAAACGTGATGTATTTCCGGATAACTGGATATACATTCACGATCAGGGTGTCAGACTAGGAAGAATCCAGAACTTTAAGAATTGGAGTCCTTATATGGTTCCAGACCCGGAACGGACCTGTCTGGGGCTGGAATATTTTTGCTTTGAGGAGGATGATTTATGGAGTATGTCCGATCAGGAATTGATCGAATTAGGGAAAAGAGAACTAGAGACTTTGGATTTGGTTCGAGCGTATGATGTTGAGGACGGCATGGTCGTGCGTATGCCAAAAGCCTATCCAGTCTACGATTCAATGTATAAGGATATGCTCCAGATTATACGTCGGTTCACCAACAAGATTGAAAATTTACAACTTGTAGGCCGAAATGGCATGCATAGATATAACAATCAGGACCACTCCATGCTAACGGCAATATATGCAAAAGAGAATATCCTCGGCGCAAAACATGCCTTATGGGAAATAAACGAAGAGCCTGAATACCATGAAGAAACCATCAAAGAGCCTGTAGATGTTGTGATCGAAGAGGGTGTGCCCTGAAGTATGGAAAACCTGAGTGGTTGTAAATATCACCACTGCGAGCCTGATCCTCGTGGTGAAGTTTGTGACTATATTAAGAATAACCTTAATAGAAAGACAGGGTATCATCGCGAGGTGATATGATGGAGTGACGAGTCACAAACGACCCTTTGGGGTGTATGACTATGGCGTATTGCGTCGTGCCAACTGCCCTTTCTCAGTGAAGCACTGTCAATGTCCCTGTCTGCCGACAGGCAGGCTTGTTGGAGAGGGGAAACAGACCGGTGAAACCTTCTCTGGCGAATGCGTTTGAACATACATCACGAAAGGAAAATGGGTTATCCATATGACCGGGGGAGGACTTACATCTTGGGAGAAGCATCCCTATTATAAATCTGCTCTCAGGAATCAACCGGAAGGAGAAAACAGAGAAGTGCTGAAGTATCATTCATTAAGAGATAAGGTGTTTAGTCTGAAGAATCTTTATTCTGCCTTTAATCAGGTAAAGAAGAATAAAGGCAAGGCCGGTCTTGACCGGGTAAGCATAAAGCAGTTTGAAACACATCTTGATGAAAATATCACACGTATTCATCAAGAACTCAAGACCGCATACCCGACACCCCAACCGGCCTTAAGGGTATATATACCCAAAGGCAGGAAGGGGAAAAGACCACTTGGCATTCCTATCGTCAGAGACAGGGTCATACCTGCCTATCGGCAGACAGGCAGCAGGCATTCCGGCAAATCATAGAACCGATATTTGAGAGAGAATTCTCGGATAACAGTAAAGAGCTGGAAAAAGGTGGATATACATTTGTTCGGTACGCGGATGACTTCATTGTCATGACGAAAACAAAGAGAACTCCCTGCCGCCCTACTGTTTATCACTGACATTGTTGAGGAAGCAGATTGGAGTTAGGAGGAATGAGATAAAACCGAACTCACCAGCCAGAGGTTTCAGGTTTCTGGGATACACGTTCACAGGTAAATACAAGGGGATAAGCAACAAATCGATTGAGAAACTCTCAAGGACAACATCAGAAATATG
Above is a genomic segment from Candidatus Brocadiaceae bacterium containing:
- a CDS encoding NAD(P)/FAD-dependent oxidoreductase, producing the protein MKGNIENFDKKKVIIIGGGPAGLTAAYELSKVDIESIVLEKDKMIGGISKTVHYKNFHFDIGGHRFFTKSKRVNDMWKAVLGDEFLRRKRLSRIYYNKKFFFYPLRPMNALLGLGLYNSFLILLSYFSAHIFPSKPEKTFEQWVSNRFGRRLYTTFFKTYTEKVWGIPCGEIRAEWATQRIKGLSLKMAIKNSLMPSRKNSKNSTVIKTLIDSFDYPKLGPGMMWDTVAESARKNGSQIYREADVEGILWDKNKVQSVEARINGKHMLFQGTDFISSMPIRELIQKFRPTVPAEVLNAANNLKYRDFLTIALIVNKRDVFPDNWIYIHDQGVRLGRIQNFKNWSPYMVPDPERTCLGLEYFCFEEDDLWSMSDQELIELGKRELETLDLVRAYDVEDGMVVRMPKAYPVYDSMYKDMLQIIRRFTNKIENLQLVGRNGMHRYNNQDHSMLTAIYAKENILGAKHALWEINEEPEYHEETIKEPVDVVIEEGVP